Below is a genomic region from Helianthus annuus cultivar XRQ/B chromosome 2, HanXRQr2.0-SUNRISE, whole genome shotgun sequence.
GACACCTTGATGTTCCATACCTCCTACTCCGAAACATGCATTGGAACCAGCTTGCTActccaccaacccctatcttcttcgcggggggggggggggggtggataTACCGTCTCTTCAAACATTTCGTGAACATGCCCAGGTCTTTCCAAAAGAGCCTATGGTCGGGAAGAGTGGACCTACAAATCTGCTACTCCATGAACTTGACATATGAAGCCGAAGACGGGATGGTTAGCTTCCAAAGAGTCCAGGggtatgcatggaacccgcaagaggcactCGTCTTACATGCCCCACAGTTCCAACCCCCTCCTCAGTACCAGTATCtgccccatggtgatccgggctagtcctcctctcaaggaggcggttttcctaattttcaaagtttacatgatttgttacaggaaaacctcatgtgcactaggaacacctacaaccttgccagtAACACGTATGCCCGGGTCGGAGCAATAGAGAGAAACATATCTGATATGCAGGATGACATcgggaacatccgggagtacatggcggggcacggAGGAGGAGGTAATGACGAGGACGAGGATATGGACTAGGCGGGAGGAGTGGAGGTAGGACCAGCTGGTTCAAGGTCTCTAAGGTTAACCCCTTTATCTCATGAAAAATTTCCGACCTGCGTGCcgtgtgttgaacaatttactatCCTTTAACTCTTTATACTTTCTACATTTATTTTTCTCTTTAACTTTGTGGTTTGGATGTTTGAacaatggtaatttaggatgcttgctatgggttggtgtagtgtttattgataaaacaggtacaaccGAGGCTTAGAGCACTAAATATTAGTGCTACTAAAGCCGAGACAGGAAAACCGATgccagaaacctgtttttcaacttTGCAGTTTGTCCACACGGGGTTGTgttcagccgacacgccccctTGCCCACTACCCTAGACCTGCGGTTTGTTTTAATTcagcagatttttgccagacacggggtcgtgcccagccgacatgcccccgtgtccaccttctgtaagttttcgttactggcactctgaacacggggtcatgctcaaCGAGCACGAGGCCatgtccagatgcccagtaacataaatttttgctttgtcacctacttttacacattcaatcaacctaaaaacttatttttcggacacattgaggacaatgtgtaatttaagtgtggggaggatgctaaaccttgaatttttgcaagtcctaatcacaagccttacacaaaactctattgaaaCCGCTAATCACTCCccaaatttttcaattttttttacttgtcttgagTTAAGTTGagaattacaagttttaaaaaaggtgatatttttacaaatttacaaccgatggCGTTGTGATAAAaaaaaccaacataagaaaattatgaaacggcatgacaaacctagtaaaaattttattatatatacttgatcacataaaaactcattcccacaaaagtgagttttgagcctttattgagcatagaaatacatatctttaaactaaatgctcatttttcgtttcttgtgtgaatagccgcttggtttcttacaactctagaacttgccacgacgatacattcccggtccttaccaacttaaacccaagtaagtaaatgatggtggcattaggactaaccctttttatttctacaccattatttttttaacacctacccaaaatccccctagttaacccctttgagcctataCCTTTttatttcttaacccaaaacaaacacccttttacctaccaaaacctttttcattttaaaccctttattttagtaacaatgctcggtttttcttatgacttccttataaaaaaattgataatgatgaagccaaaagaaataaacaaacaagtttatcaaaaacaaaTTTGTTTGAAGAAATTGCTTCATAAAAAAAGGTTATGAAAAATAAATAGTCTTACGAAAACTGATcttttttacgcctttcgccctttttctactaaccactaacccaaccacctacctttaacccaagcctaaccctcaCCCCAAAAgttctcttgatatttacaaaggtatatagttaaaaaggaggaggattgattgcttggcaagcatatggtaggaataagttccatgccgctctcgagtgtttcacaaaaatacattttcggccgagtgttgagtgatctctcgtgaggtatgtgaacttgtatataggtggaattttaaagaggcatgttatgccctaataagtaatttatcttatgaaatgtttttaaataaatcatgacgaatgggattgtaaataaaataaaaataaaaataaagcctaataaaaatcttggaatcccgacactctatggcaagcccaaaaaaccttctcttctacccattccttTTGAGAGTGAAAAggcacattataaagagttttgcttgaggacaaacaaagattcatgtgtgggggtatttgatgtgtacaaaatgcaacatataaattacatcaattgtggcataaaactaaccctttttttagtactaatctTGGAAAAAGTGtgattttgtcttccttttgtattttcaggattaaatgggctcaaattaacaaaagaagcaaaaagacagctaaatctaacataaatacaagagaacaggagactgaacacgccccctgctcaatgagcacgggggtgtgcccaagtgtcagaagaaaagacaaagttgtagaagcttctatcacccaccactggggcgtgcccagcggacacggggccgtggtgaactctatgattcgcagaatctgagaaaatcttgatagtacagatacgcttctgcacacggggtcgtgctcagcggacccaggggcgtggtcaactaatgtagacaaactgcaattaatgaagaaagagaagagggataGACACgtggccgtgcccaatggacacggggccgtgcccgagcttctgttcaggctataaataggggtgcttggctcacttgcaaataatcccttggcacaccacctctctcacacttcacccacactccaccaccaccacaacaccatcatccaccaccatcatccaccaccatcatccatcatccattatagagtgtgtgagtagtctcgggatccaagattgatcgtaagagttcttgacaatcaaaggccatgtttgactaagtctcttacatcacttggtgaagacaagaatttagtgtaatactttttatttttaattttttcgcactttttatttggttatgtgttaatgactttaataactagttttatatgttgaaggtgattcttccttattatttgtttgtggtgtcttggcattattttactatctatataaaataaaagattttcaccattcatatctccctggtctatatggaggtatgttggctacctggtcgggggttaagggaatggtttggtaagagtcttgccattgttcagtgtataaatcctgcaaggacctgggtcaaatttagtaggacctccttcaatacccaaaggtattggatggcgggggtccaaactctttgatcccctcatatgtaaactactattaaaactttaacctggctacttaggactgtatccctgctaactcagactacttagccgagggtaacgtcaccgtcTAAacaggggcctaccacaatatgcattaataacttaattaattatctttcaataatccaaccctttagtaTTGTATCCTTgatgactcaaactactggggtgagggtaacgtcaccttcaaaataggggcctactacaataactaagataatctcttaaaaagtgcaaaagtgcggaaataatcaaaggttacactaaaggggagtaggatccaagtgattcatcttgtctatctgtttttatgttatttttattttaagcattttagtttttattttctagtttaaaacctttttctaaattttttatttgattagacattgaggataaaccggtattaaaagctcttgtgtccttggacgacctcggtatcttaccaacactatactacgctcacgatgggtgcacttgcccatatgtgtgtttggtgttagtaaatatcgtgttttatgaatttaaaacttgactaaagtggtttaaaaagggctaaaaatatacataaaattaTATCACACCACATGCACATCACACTTCCTATGAATACTGTCACCTCCTATCCTAAAAAGGTAAGGATCATCCCATATGTACTTTCTAGCATCCCTAATCAACTTCCTCTTTTGTTGGGCATTCATATCTTGCATCACGTCCCCGTTTGCAAGATAGTTCGCTAGATCACTAAACCACGGCAACCCCTCATTCTCCGTCGTAACAAAATCTATAGACTCATGTGGGAATCTATCTCCTATCGCCTCCTCACGAATCTCTTCCCTATTCGGATCCTCTAAACGCGAAAGGTAATCCGCCGCTACATTTGCCACTCCTTTCTTATGCCTAATCTCTATGTCAAACTCGGAAAGGAGTAGAATCCAATGGATAAGACGAGGCTTAGCATCTTTCTTTTGGAAAAGATAGTGTAAAGCCGCATGATCGGTGAAAACTATGGTCTTGGAAAGCAAAAGGTATGATCGGAACTTATCAAAAGCAAAGACCACGGATAAGAGTTCCTTTTCGGTAGTAGTGTAATTTTCATGGGCATCATTGAGGGTTTTACTCGCGTagtagatcgggtgaaagtgatTCTCCCGTCTTTGACCCAATACCGCtcgcatcgcacatgatttcaaaCGGTAAGCTCCAATCGGGGGATACAAGAATGGGTGCACTCACGAGTTTCTCTTTAAGGAAATCGAACGCTTTAAGACACTCCTCATCAAAGACAAATGGGACGTCTTTCTCAAGGAGTCTAGTCATGGGGcgagtgattttggaaaaatccttaataaagcgCCTATAAAAGCCCGCATGACCTAAGAAACTACGGATGGACTTGACACTAGTTGGTGGAGGAAGCCTACGAATAGTATCTATCTTGGCTCTATCTACCTCAATCCCAGCTCTAGAAATCTTATGCCCTAAGACTACCCCCTCCGTAACCATGAAGTGACACTTTTCCCAATTAAGCATCAACTTCGTCTCAACACACCTCTTCATCATTCTCGCTAAATTACCTAAGCAGTGATCAAACGAATCATCATAAACCCATAAGTCATCCATAAAGACCTCCACAGAACTCTCAACCATGTCTTGAAAGATCGCTATCATGCACCGTTGGAATGTAGCCGGAGCGTTAGATAGCCCAAAAGGCATGCGTCGGTACGCATATGTGCCGTATGGACATGTAAACGtcatcttttcttggtcttccgGCATGATAGGGATTTGGAAATAGCCGGAAAAACCATCAACAAAACAATAGAATTGTTGCCCTGCAAGACGCTCAAGCATTTGGTCGATAAAAGGAAGTGGGAAGTGGTCTTTTCGGGTGGCGtcattgagcttgcggtagtcaatgcacacacGCCAACCAGTAACCATACGAGAAGGGATGAGCTCGTTTTTCTCGTTCACGACAACAGTCATCCCCCCCTTCTTGGGGACAACTTTGAGTAGGGCTCACCCATGAAGAGTCGGATATGGGGTAAATCAAACCGGCTTCCATAAGCTTCAACACTTCTTTCCTAACAAGCTCTTTCATGTTAGGGTTTAAACGCCTTTGAGGTTGCACCACCGGTTTAAATTCATCCTTCATAAGATTACGGTGGGTACAAAAGGTGGGGCTAATCCCCTTGATATTAGACAATTTCCAAGCAATCGCCTCTTTGTGCTCCTTAAGCACCTCAACTAACTTCCTCTTCTCCTCCTCCGTAAATCTAGAGGAGATAATGACGGGCATACTAGAATTTTCTCATAAGAAAACATACTCTAAGTGGGTTGGGAGAACCTTAAGCTCTAGGGGTGGAGTATCTACGGGTTTGCTCTCACTCTCCTCCCTAACCTTACATAGCTCTAGGGTTTCGGGAATCCAAGACGAATCTACCTCCTCACcctcatcaacaaactcctcttcAACTTCTCCCTCACTAACTAGATCGGCCCCACTAATGAAATCTAGACACATATCAACGCACGAGATGAACGAATCTAGGAAGTAAACGGAGTGACATGGACCGCTAGAATCATCGCTACCACTAGGATGTTGCATGGCTCTATCTATCTCAAAGGTAACTATCTCGTCGCCCGCTCTAAGTGAAATCTTACTGTTAAAGACGTCGATGATGGCCTTTGCGGTTCGAAGGAAAGGAAGGCCAAGAATGATCGGGACTCTCTCATCGGCCTCCATATCTAAGACCACAAAGTCTATGGGAAACACAAATTTATCTACCTTCACAAGCAACTTCCCTATGACTCCACGAGGATACTTAACCGATCGGTCGGCAAAGGACAATGACATACGCATGGGTGTAAGCTCTCCTAACCCTGGCTTCTCATAAAGAGAAAACGACATCAAATTGATGCTAGCACCTAAGTTGGCTAAGGTGTGAGCGGGGGTAACAGCACCTCCGAAGAAGTAAGGAATGGTGAATGTACCCGGGTCGGTTAATTTATCCGGTCGCTTATTCAAGACCACCGTGGAACAACCTCCAGTCAACGGGATGTTTGAAAGCTCACCTAACCTATCCTTACAGTTGAGAAGGTCCTTAAGGAATTTGGTATATTTCGGCATGGACTGTAAGGCTTCGATGAAAGGAAGTTTGATTTTTAGTTGCTTGAACATTTCTAAGAATTTcccatattccttagcatatttttTTATGCTTAAGGCGAGCAGGATAGGGAACGCAAGAATGATCAACTAATGGTGAAGGTCTAACCTCTATGGGACGTTTTTCGACACTCTTTTCTACTTGGAGCTCCTCagtgtgtgcggtacttgctgggtcTAGCCTATGTTGCACCTTACCGGGAGCTTCCATCTCTGTCTCTTCATCTGCCTCTTCCTCATCCTCTATCTCAACACTCTCCCTAACTACCTCCCATAGACTCTTGCCACTACGGGTAGTAATAGCCTTCGCTGAATGGTTAGCGGGGTTCAGGTAGGTATTTCCAGAAAACTGACCAGCTGGGTTCTCTTGTAACTGTTTAGCTAAACCACCTACTGTCCTCTGAAGGTCTAAAAGTGCGGATTGTTGATTTTTAAGCTGAAGCTCTTGATTTTTATTAATTTGCTCTTGATTTTTAGCAAAATTACCAAATTCATTGAAAGTTTTCTGTGTAGCTTGATCTCTCACCATTAACTGAGCCAACATCTCTTCAATCCTACTTAGACTACCATCTGACCCCTTACCACAAGCCTGGCACTCTTGATTTGACCCCCCACTAGCAAATTGACCCCGTGAACCTGAACCACTAAACTGATCTCCCTGACCTGGACCACTACTAGTGTATAGACCGGGCCCCCTATTTTGATACTGACCGGATGGAAAAACAGGAGGATTACCGGAAGAGCGGAAACCACTATTATTGCCACTACCACGCAGTTGGAGTTATAATTAGAATTACTATCATTAAATGGACCCCTAGACTGACCGTCTATAAACTCTACCTGCTCGAGTGTAAGTGTGGACAATCTATCTTGTCGTGGCCTCCCCTATAAACCTCACACATATCAACTTTTTTCTTAATTTCATTCAACTTTTATTTAAGACCCTCTAGAGTAGCAGCTACCGATGAATCCAAGCCAACTTGGTTTACCCATCGAGTGGCCGAGGAGGTCGTAATAGGAATGGAAGTCCTGCTGGTAGTGCTATAGTCCATGTCCAAATGGGCGAAACTCTCAAATAAATTATTGCACTCATTAACTGTCTTTTTACCCATAAGTTGCCCTCCACCAGAAGTATCGAATGGGGCTTTGATCTCGGGAGTGAGACCATTGTAGAACTTTTCAACAAGTGCCCAATCAGACAAACCATGCTGAGAACAACGAGAAAGCAAAGTTTGAAATCTCTCCCAGGCCATGTGATACGGCTCACCAGGCGCCATCCGGAACGAATGGATCTGATCGCGTAGACGAGATGCTTTGGCAGGTGGGAAATATTTAGCTAAGAAAGCATCTCGTAAACTTTCCCAGGTGGTGAAAGTTCCCGCTGGCTGCGAATCGAACCAGACGGCTGCGCGGCCAGTGAGAGTAAATGGGAAAACTTGAAGGTACCAGGCATCTAGATTAACACCTTCAATAGAGAAAGTTCTACAAAGCCGAGTGATTCGGTTAATGTGGGCGGGAGCATCCTCATCATCACGGCTATGGAGTTGGCACGAGTTAGTGATGGCCGTCATGATGTAGGTTGGGATCTGCCAGGGCCTATGATTAGTAATGTTGGGGAGGGTGATAGGTAAATTAGCACCGGTGAAGCCGACGGAGGCTTGTTCGTAAACGGTTCTATTGGCCATTTGAGCTACGGTTGTAGGACTAGGTGTACGGGAACGAGAAGTTGGTGGGGAATTGTTGGGTGACGACTTTGGGGCGAAGTCAAAGGCTGGTGGTTTAGATTGGGATGTAGAGTCAGAAGGGGCGGAAGATGAAGTGGAAGATTTACTAACCTTTAAACTAGAAGACGAGAAGGTAGACAAGTCAATCGGCGGCTTCGGTGTCCCTGAGAACGTGTATGGGGCATTCACTACAAAACCGACAATAAAGAAGTAAGACGACTCTAACAAAAGACTCTATAATAAAAACAAGAGACACTGGGGCTATTTGGACTCCAATGACTCAAAAACACACAAATAGCACGTAATGATATTAGATgaagtccaaacaaagtaatcaacgcaattgccaagagtccccgacaacggcgccaaaaacttgatgtgctaaaagtagtttaataaaaaCAACTCAAATTAACCTAATTCTAGACTCTAAGTAATACTCTAGACTCACTAAGACACACTAAACTACTAACCGGTAAGTGTACCGATCGACTCTAGTATAGCTAtgtaagtccggatatcgaaccctCGAGACTCTAATTAATTACACTAATTACTTTATCTATACTGGCGCTGACACGAAACTtaactattttttatgttttagggggggggggggtccaaaaatcctaaaaatgcaaTGGAAACTAAATTAATTAATAAGCTAACTAACGAATTGCTGTGGACTTCTCTCAGATGACGACGAAAACACTACCTAGACTGGAATCCTGATTGCTTTTATTTAAGATTATATTTGGAAGTTGTCTACTATGGAACCGGGATATTAAAATTCTCACCTCTCGGAAAATCTAAAGGACCCCTAACCCTTCTCAAGAGCACGCTATGATCCCCTAAAGGTTGTTAAattaccggttattagactcctTTGCAAGACATCTAATGGATTTATAAAAGTATCCTACAAGGCTCACTCCCTGTCAAGATCTAAACCTAGGAGAGACTTGTTTTCTCAGTTAGACTTGCTAGAGAACAGCTAATAGGTTTACTTCCTAAGAAGGACCCACCTTACGGGTTAATCGCTTAGACCTAACATTAATCTCGCACCTTGCAGCTATTGATGATTAGTAGAACATTTGAATTTATAAGattaccgaatattacttctaaggttagtTGCACAATTTCACCCTAAAGAGTTAAGATTTATTactaggggtgagcaagtttaggtccgaaccgaaaataaccgagaaccgaaccgaaaatatacccaacccgacccgaacccaagtgcctaggtatttagatcggttccaatttttcatataaaatagggtcgggtcggttctcggttctttttcatggtgaaacccgacttggacctatggactggaaccgaccctatatttagggtagtgaatcggttctgtattttatgttggatcggttctcgggtcgggtcgggtaatggtcaggtcgggtcgggtttttccttttgctcacccctatttattacgtgatatagacactcaccaaaatctAAATCCCTAGcacgactctattatgtgataaagatcGTCACCAAGAATCATACGAAGCAATAATTAATATTCAAACAATATTCAAGCACGCATATACATCTAACCGATAGAACAAATCGTTTACAATTCATAAATAATCCATAGCTTCCATAAATCCAATATTTAATCAAAACATAAGCAATCAATCATCCATGTCTAGGTAGTTTAAAAGATTTAGCCAAGAATAGTCATGAAAACATCAAAATCAAAGTATTAACGAAAACGCAAAACATGACGGTGAAAGAAAGACGAAAGTAAAGATACCCGAATGGCGGATATGCAACCCGAATGATTCCCGCACTTCGTACTTCAACAGGTAGCTTCCCGTGCTCGAAAACACTCCTAAAGAACTCTGAAATTCATCCACAACTTGCACAATTCGTAACTAGGGATTTATGGATGATTAATTGCTTTTTATAGTAAACCCTGGACCCTTAACGAAGATTTGCCGTTTAATCAtcccgtcgcgtcgcgcgacgggtAAATGGCTTCAGTGTTGCATAGCGTGACGATATAAGGTGACAAAATATTAATTTTAAAATGGTAGCTGGGCGCGACAGCATAAGGAGATCCTTGTGGCACGACGCGAGACCCTACTTTTCACAGACTCTCTTGTTTttttatcaacttaagtattgcAAATTTCCAGAAATTATTCTAACTCCCAAACTCAGCTATTCTTCTTCGTTTTGCAACATTTTCAGCACCAACGACCTGTAAAACGAGATTTGATCAAAGTAACGAAATTCTAAACAAAAATAAACTAAACTAATACGAAATATGCACAAACTTTACACGATGAatggatgtattttgcaatacatcaccATCATCCTTGTCTAAATAAGTTAAAATACAACCTACAAGTCTAGCAGTTTCTCTCCCCTTGAAAGCTTCAAAACGACTGCCTCAACTATTACCACATCAAACTAGGGAATTCAGATTAGAATAACAAATGCTGATGGTAAAAGTTTTAGTCCACAAGTCAACGTTCAATTCAACCACAATCAAAGGCTGAAGACTCAAAGACCAGTCAACAAGTCAAATTCAAAAGTTTTGGATTTCTAGAAGTGCTGGTACTAACAAGTAGTTCTGAGAAATCCAGCTGTTCTTTCTTATTCACAAAAGAAGCAGCAACTCAATGTaacaatgtaacaatccagcagTTTCACAAGTATTGCCAGTTACATCATTTAATTTAGCTGTTGAAGGTCGCTTGCATGATGACGTCACCAGTAGTTCAAACCTTCTATATATAGTTTCATTGTCTTTGTAATTAGTTAACACTAAGATCCTAGAGCATAAAAACTTGGTGAGAGTGTGTTTAGCTGGTGAGAGGGATTATTGTGTACTTGTATGATTGTATTACATCAATTGATTTCTATAATGAATCATTTGCAATCATTCCTTGCTCATCTGTGATTGATTGATGTGTTTACATATTACTGTTTGATTGAATTTCTAATTTGATAAACTGTTCTACAAAGAAAAAGACACACACCACACACTTAGATCCAACAAtcggtatcagagccaggtttaCTCAATTAATTGCATCGTTGATTTAAAGGATAATCTAGCTCAAATTGATAACTGATTGAATGATCAAGGACACTGAGAAGAATTAGACCAATCagtccaacaatttgtttatgcTACTTTATTTTCTGAATTAAAATTCAGTTCAACTTAGAGAGATGCCAATCACTCATGATCCTCACAATATTGGATTGGCAAACAAGCCTTTGATGCTTGTTCGTCATGAATTCCAGATATAGTAGAACACTAGTTGCATGAGATTAATGGTATATGGCTCCCATGTTCCCTCTGTTCCGAGTACCAAACATCTAAATGTTAATATTACTAAGAAAACCACTGATTACTCTGAGCAGGATTTTCAAAAGTTGAAGCTCGATGCTAAGGTATTCGGCATACTAGCCATGGCCTTACCCAACGAAATCTATGTTGGATTGCTTGTTGGACCTACAAaagaacagatgatattcaaaatCCATAACCTGACCAAGAGTTCAAGAAATAAACAGTTGATCAAAAATAGTGAATCTTAAACACCTAGATCAGAGCATCTGTTGAAGACTTACTAACATCTGTTTGAAGCCTTGGAATCGTTGTTCATGAAGAAGCAAGTTCTATTCAAGTCCAATAGTCTGTTGAAGCAAAGGTCTGATCATGAAGACCAAACATCTGTCTGGCCAAACAGATGTTTAGAACCAATTAACAGTGGATAAACAAACAGATGTTTCCTGAATCTAACAATATTAGCTTGTATAATAGTGTTTAGCATAGTTAGACCAAATGTGTGATTTCCACAAATGATTGCAACATTAGTGGAATCTTTTCAGTTAGGAATTTTAGATGTCACTACCAGGGTGATGTCAGCTAAACACAAATAGACATTTATACCTTGTATAAATAGATCTCACGTGTTAGAGATATATTTATTACTTCACACACATTCTCTTTTGTTAGTGATCAGGCCGAGGGGGAGATTGTAGAACCATTCTTTAAAACATTGGTAACCATTTGATTCTATTTAAAAATAGTTGTTGATGATATCTTCCTACTTGTGAATTTATTTTTGTGTTGCAATAATAATTGCTTGTTTTAACTTGAACTAATTCACAAGTATCAAACTCATATCCTAATAATTGGTATTAGAGCTTGGTCGCGTTAAATTTGATTCCACAATTAGTTTGACATTTAAAGATCAGCTCACAGAGATACAATCTGTTTGTGGCTTAGAGTAGAAAAGTGTAGAACTCAAAATGTGTCTTACACATACTCTGTTCTTCAACAAAAGGTCAAAAGAAAATGTCACTCAGTAACCATGATTCCCCTATCTCCCGTTATATTAGCAACCACCGATGCGTTCAGATCTGATTACAATATCTAGCAACGTCGGGTGATGCATTATCttgctcaataaaacataggatgTTGGCAGTCTGTAATATTGGGACTTTGTATTCGAATGACACCGAGTGTTGAATCCTAATGTACAGGAGCCAAAGAAACCGAAAAATACTCTATGCTAGATTTCGAGAACTTTGAGATAGATGCCAAAGCACTTAATATTGTTGTAAAGGC
It encodes:
- the LOC110866847 gene encoding uncharacterized protein LOC110866847 codes for the protein MPKYTKFLKDLLNCKDRLGELSNIPLTGGCSTVVLNKRPDKLTDPGTFTIPYFFGGAVTPAHTLANLGASINLMSFSLYEKPGLGELTPMRMSLSFADRSVKYPRGVIGKLLVKVDKFVFPIDFVVLDMEADERVPIILGLPFLRTAKAIIDVFNSKISLRAGDEIVTFEIDRAMQHPSGSDDSSGPCHSVYFLDSFISCVDMCLDFISGADLVSEGEVEEEFVDEGEEVDSSWIPETLELCKVREESESKPVDTPPLELKVLPTHLEYVFL